A genomic region of Bradyrhizobium sp. ORS 278 contains the following coding sequences:
- the folD gene encoding bifunctional methylenetetrahydrofolate dehydrogenase/methenyltetrahydrofolate cyclohydrolase FolD yields MTARIIDGKIIAADLRAQVAREVERVKHDLGLTPGLAVVLVGNDPASEVYVRSKHTQTQAAGMASFEHKLPADVAQAELLALISKLNQDPSVHGILVQLPLPKGLDTEAVINAIDPAKDVDGLHPHNAGRLAGGQPALAPCTPLGCIILSKTVHASLEGMNAIVIGRSNLVGRPLVQLLLNENATVTIAHSRSRDLPALTARADLVYAAVGRPEMVKRDWIKPGATVIDVGINRIPTPEGKTRLVGDVAYAEVAEVAGAITPVPGGVGQMTVACLLVNTLRAACAIAGLPKPSV; encoded by the coding sequence ATGACCGCACGCATCATCGACGGGAAGATCATCGCGGCCGACCTGCGCGCGCAGGTCGCGCGGGAGGTGGAGCGGGTCAAGCACGACCTTGGCCTGACGCCGGGGCTTGCGGTGGTGCTGGTCGGCAACGACCCGGCCTCCGAGGTTTACGTCCGCAGCAAGCACACCCAGACCCAGGCCGCTGGCATGGCTTCGTTCGAGCACAAGCTGCCGGCCGACGTCGCTCAGGCTGAGCTGCTGGCGCTGATCTCGAAGCTCAATCAGGACCCCTCGGTGCATGGCATCCTGGTGCAGCTGCCGCTGCCGAAAGGGTTGGACACCGAGGCCGTGATCAATGCCATCGACCCGGCCAAGGATGTCGACGGCCTACATCCGCACAATGCCGGCCGGCTCGCCGGCGGCCAGCCGGCGCTGGCGCCGTGCACGCCGCTCGGCTGCATCATCCTCAGCAAGACCGTGCATGCCTCGCTGGAGGGCATGAATGCGATCGTCATCGGCCGCTCCAACCTGGTCGGCCGCCCCCTGGTGCAGCTGCTTCTGAACGAGAACGCCACTGTCACGATCGCCCATTCGCGCTCGCGCGATCTGCCGGCGCTGACTGCGCGCGCCGATCTCGTCTATGCGGCGGTCGGCCGTCCGGAGATGGTGAAGCGCGACTGGATCAAGCCGGGCGCGACCGTGATCGACGTCGGCATCAACCGCATTCCGACGCCTGAGGGCAAGACCAGGCTGGTCGGGGATGTCGCCTATGCCGAGGTCGCTGAAGTCGCCGGCGCGATCACGCCGGTGCCGGGCGGCGTCGGCCAGATGACGGTGGCCTGCCTGCTGGTGAACACGCTGCGCGCGGCCTGCGCCATCGCCGGGTTGCCGAAGCCTTCGGTCTAG